The Pyrenophora tritici-repentis strain M4 chromosome 2, whole genome shotgun sequence genome window below encodes:
- a CDS encoding vegetative incompatibility protein HET-E-1 — protein MRLLYTASDERLMWTDDLIGDKTPPYAILSHTWKEGQEVTFTDLKGLDNAADANARNKEGYQKLRFCAQQAKRDGLEYFWVDTCCIDKSNNTELSKAINSMFRWYQNAKKCYVFLSDVGSDTLEGDDETAFKQSRWFKRGWTLQELLAPHSVEFFSKEGVRLGDKESLKHTIHEVTGISMKALSGSDLSEFDIAKRFSWAANRQTTEEEDEAYCLFGIFGVHLPLIYGEGKERALKRLKKEIETSEDASVNNTKTRSRSQEERISKICSWLSAPDPSTNYYKAHKQRQAETGLWLLESANFIEWKERALSRLWLYGIPGCGKTILSSTIIEHLLQYCHGNISMVTTYFYFDFNDIQKQDPELMLRSLLCQLVQRSITIPKGVDALFSSCENGQRWPSVNALLEVTQQAAREFTQVYVVVDALDECIQRSELMDMLETIASWRLDNLHLLMTSRKERDIEKYLEGYVKEEDAVCLQRDVVDQDIQRYVQQRLRDDKSLAKWNRDATVRQEIEAALMFGARGMFRWAACQLDTLAKCRNRAMLRSSLATLPQTLDQTYDLILAAISEEDCKYAMRILQWLTFSARPLSAEEIAEIVAIDTERDLAFNRDEVLEDPLEALDICSSLVTVTTNEAFGGLKPTQRIISLAHYSVQEYLVSDRIKQGLAKQYSMQDVECHKAITKGSLKYLTQFHQLSPTDIQERSALARYTAEFWNSHLRKTGDDMERISHLAMDLMNIEKPAFLTWIRLYDPDRPGERQNLERSLDSIPPPLYYAAELGLRTIARLLLDQGVDVNAQGGRYGNALQAASRKGRWQIVEMLLDKGADVNAQGGEYSNTLYAASRIGHWKIVRMLLNKDADVNAQGGYFGNALQAALARGHEQIVEMLLDKGAEVNAQGGRYGNALQAASRKGRRQIVEMLLDKGADVNAQGGEYGNALQAASAEGHEAIVKLLLDKGAEVNAQGGHYGNALQAASARGYGQVVKALIDRGAEVNAQGAIYGNALQAASVRGYGQVVKALIDQGAEVNAQGGVYGSALQAASARGYGQVVRALIDQGAEVNAQGGEYGNALQAASAGGYGQVVKALLDKGANVNAQDKDFGNALQAASDGGHEQIVQMLIDQGAEVNAQGGEYGNALQAASARGHEQVVKTLIDQGAEVNAQGGIYGNALQAASDGGHEQIVQMLLDKGAEVNAQGGEYGNALQAASARGHEQVVKTLIDQGAEVNAQGGEYGNALQAALAGGYEQVVKALLDAGAHQHQEGNTVSGSE, from the exons ATGCGGCTACTATATACTGCAAGCGATGAGAGGCTGATGTGGACTGATGACTTGATTGGGGACAAGACCCCCCCGTATGCGATCTTGTCGCACACCTGGAAAGAAGGGCAGGAGGTGACATTTACCGATCTGAAAGGCCTAGACAACGCAGCAGATGCCAACGCGCGGAACAAGGAAGGGTATCAGAAGCTTCGCTTTTGTGCGCAACAGGCTAAGCGCGACGGTTTGGAATACTTCTGGGTAGACACCTGCTGCATCGACAAGTCAAACAACACGGAACTGTCAAAAGCGATCAACTCTATGTTCCGATGGTACCAGAACGCCAAAAAGTGTTATGTCTTCCTTTCAGATGTCGGCAGTGACACTTTAGAAGGTGATGACGAGACGGCGTTCAAGCAGAGCAGGTGGTTTAAACGAGGCTGGACCCTCCAGGAACTTCTTGCTCCCCATTCTGTTGAGTTCTTCTCTAAAGAGGGAGTGCGGCTGGGGGACAAGGAGTCGCTCAAGCACACTATACACGAGGTTACCGGAATCTCCATGAAAGCTCTGTCAGGGAGCGACTTGTCCGAGTTTGACATTGCCAAGCGTTTCTCTTGGGCAGCGAATCGGCAGACGAcagaggaagaagatgaagcaTATTGTCTGTTCGGCATATTCGGCGTTCACCTACCACTGATCTACGGCGAAGGCAAAGAGAGAGCGTTGAAACGATTGAAGAAAGAGATAGAGACTTCCGAGGATGCCTCTGTGAATAATACGAAGACTCGCAGCCGAAGCCAAGAGGAGAGAATCAGCAAGATCTGCAGCTGGCTTTCAGCGCCTGACCCATCCACAAACTACTACAAAGCGCACAAACAGCGCCAGGCTGAGACTGGGCTCTGGCTACTGGAAAGCGCAAATTTCATAGAATGGAAAGAGAGAGCACTGTCACGACTGTGGCTGTACGGGATCCCAGGATGTGGAAAGACTATCCTGAGCTCTACTATCATCGAGCATCTACTACAGTACTGCCATGGTAACATTAGCATGGTGACGACGTACTTCTACTTCGACTTCAATGACATACAGAAACAGGATCCGGAGTTGATGCTCCGCTCATTGCTCTGCCAGCTCGTGCAGCGTTCGATTACGATACCTAAAGGCGTTGACGCATTGTTCTCGTCCTGTGAGAACGGGCAACGATGGCCATCAGTGAATGCGCTTTTGGAAGTAACACAGCAGGCCGCGCGAGAATTTACGCAGGTTTACGTTGTTGTCGATGCTCTCGACGAATGCATACAGCGCTCGGAATTGATGGACATGCTTGAAACAATAGCTAGCTGGCGGCTTGATAATCTACATCTGCTTATGACCAGCCGAAAAGAGCGGGATATCGAGAAGTATTTGGAGGGCTACGTTAAGGAAGAGGACGCGGTGTGTCTTCAAAGGGACGTAGTGGACCAGGACATACAACGATACGTTCAACAAAGGCTGCGTGACGACAAGAGCTTGGCAAAATGGAATAGAGACGCTACTGTTAGGCAAGAGATCGAGGCGGCACTAATGTTTGGAGCCCGCGGAAT GTTTCGATGGGCAGCATGTCAACTTGACACATTGGCAAAGTGTCGTAATCGAGCGATGCTGCGTAGTTCACTTGCCACTTTGCCGCAAACACTTGACCAGACATATGACCTTATTCTTGCCGCTATTAGCGAAGAGGATTGCAAGTACGCGATGCGCATCCTGCAATGGCTAACATTCTCTGCTCGACCCTTGTCCGCCGAAGAGATCGCCGAAATTGTCGCTATTGACACGGAGCGCGACCTAGCGTTCAACCGTGATGAGGTTCTAGAAGACCCACTAGAAGCACTTGATATCTGCTCTAGTCTTGTTACTGTTACGACAAACGAAGCGTTCGGAGGATTAAAGCCTACCCAACGGATCATTTCTCTAGCACATTACTCAGTTCAGGAGTATCTTGTCTCAGACAGGATTAAGCAAGGATTAGCAAAACAGTACAGCATGCAAGACGTCGAATGTCACAAAGCGATAACGAAAGGCTCTCTAAAGTACCTGACTCAATTCCATCAACTATCGCCAACAGACATTCAAGAGAGATCGGCGCTAGCAAGGTACACAGCTGAGTTCTGGAACAGCCATCTTCGAAAGACAGGAGACGACATGGAACGGATAAGTCACCTAGCGATGGACTTAATGAATATTGAAAAGCCTGCATTTCTCACCTGGATCCGGTTGTATGATCCGGACCGTCCTGGAGAGAGGCAAAACTTGGAGAGAAGTCTAGATAGTATACCCCCGCCGCTCTATTATGCAGCAGAGTTAGGCTTAAGGACGATTGCGAGATTACTACTTGATCAAGGTGTCGACGTCAACGCACAGGGCGGACGCTACGGTAATGCTCTACAGGCGGCTTCACGTAAAGGCCGCTGGCAGATAGTCGagatgctgctcgacaagggcgccgatgttaacgcgcagggtggagaGTATAGCAACACACTATATGCAGCTTCGCGCATAGGCCACTGGAAAATAGTAAGAATGCTGCTTAACAAGGACGCCGACGTTAACGCGCAAGGTGGATACTTCGGTAACGCACTGCAAGCCGCTTTAGCTAGAGGCCACGAGCAGATAGTTGagatgctgctcgacaagggTGCTGAGGTTAACGCACAGGGCGGACGCTACGGTAATGCTCTACAGGCGGCTTCACGTAAAGGCCGCCGGCAGATAGTCGagatgctgctcgacaagggcgccgatGTTAATGCGCAGGGTGGAGAgtacggcaacgcactgcaggcagcttcagcAGAAGGCCACGAGGCGATTGTGAAGCTGCTGCTCGATAAGGGCGCCGAGgtcaacgcgcagggtggacACTACGGCAAtgcactgcaggcagcttcagctAGAGGCTACGGGCAGGTAGTCAAGGCGCTGATCGACCGGGGCGCCGAGGTGAACGCGCAGGGTGCAATCTACGGCAAtgcactgcaggcagcttcagtTAGAGGCTACGGGCAGGTAGTCAAGGCGCTGATCGACCAGGGCGCCGAGgtcaacgcgcagggtggagtCTATGGCAGtgcactgcaggcagcttcagctAGAGGCTACGGGCAGGTAGTCAGGGCGCTGATCGACCAGGGCGCCGAGgtcaacgcgcagggtggagaGTACGGCAAtgcactgcaggcagcttcagctGGAGGCTACGGGCAGGTAGTCAAGGCgctgctcgacaagggcgccAACGTTAACGCGCAGGATAAAGACTtcggcaacgcactgcaggcagcttcagaCGGAGGCCACGAGCAGATAGTCCAAATGCTGATCGACCAGGGCGCCGAGGTCAACGCGCAAGGTGGAGAgtacggcaacgcactgcaggcagcttcagctagaggccacgagcaggtagtcaagacACTGATCGACCAGGGCGCCGAGGTCAACGCGCAAGGTGGAATctacggcaacgcactgcaggcagcttcagaCGGAGGCCACGAGCAGATAGTCCAAatgctgctcgacaagggcgccgaggtcaacgcgcagggtggagagtacggcaacgcactgcaggcagcttcagctagaggccacgagcaggtagtcaagacACTGATCGACCAGGGCGCCGAGgtcaacgcgcagggtggagagtacggcaacgcactgcaggcagctttAGCTGGAGGCTACGAACAGGTAGTCAAGGCGCTGCTTGATGCGGGTGCTCATCAACATCAGGAAGGCAACACTGTATCAGGGTCCGAATAG
- a CDS encoding zf-PARP multi-domain protein, with protein sequence MGDEGPKWRLEHSPNALAICNQAACKRAKTLIKKGELRIGTHTLFDNGVERRWYMAWRHWACATKQQIAGLVETTDNDPTKAPDYQRLSQESQEQVRLAFESGKPADKEFKGVREDLAGNAQKYAKEYTNATGYKVDVAVRAAACRGGDCLAKGIKILRNELRLGILVPFDGEHSIMVYKHWKCISDIDLHGLMGLADDDALDGLDSISQELQNVVMETLETGKVVEPPESKNEIPVKSKKARTKTTKAKEAAKGRIDDPDVKVKDEDVEMEDAPILAVEAKPKNSRVKKRDVDDVESNSQPEPKPLEKKSQAKKRGVNEVNGSNEPEPKPVAKKTRTKKRAVKVENSSESEAEAEYVPKKSRSRAMPLKEPIGLS encoded by the exons ATGGGCGACGAAGGCCCCAAATGGCGTCTAG AACATTCACCCAATGCCCTTGCGATATGTAACCAGGCAGCCTGCAAGCGCGCAAAAACCTTGATCAAGAAGGGAGAATTGCGCATCGGAACACATACACTTTTCGACAATGGGGTAGAGAGAAGGTGGTATATGGCTTGGCGTCATTG GGCGTGTGCAACGAAACAACAAATCGCGGGCCTAGTGGAGACGACTGATAACGACCCTACTAAAGCGCCGGACTACCAACGCCTTAGCCAGGAGAGCCAGGAGCAGGTACGCCTTGCATTCGAGTCAGGCAAACCAGCAGACAAAGAATTCAAGGGAGTCCGCGAAGATCTAGCAGGAAACGCGCAGAAGTATGCCAAGGAATACACGAATGCAACAGGCTACAAGGTCGACGTCGCTGTCCGTGCGGCTGCTTGTCGCGGCGGCGACTGTCTGGCCAAGGGTATCAAAATCCTGCGGAATGAGCTGAGGCTCGGCATTCTCGTCCCTTTTGACGGAGAACACTCAATAATGGTCTACAAGCATTGG AAGTGCATCTCCGACATTGACTTGCACGGTCTTATGGGACTCGCTGATGACGACGCACTGGACGGCCTGGATTCAATCTCCCAAGAGTTACAGAATGTAGTGATGGAGACGCTCGAGACAGGGAAGGTAGTTGAGCCACCGGAGAGCAAGAACGAAATTCCCGTAAAATCCAAGAAGGCCCGGACTAAGACGACCAAGGCGAAAGAGGCAGCTAAAGGTCGCATCGATGATCCTGACGTCAAGGTCAAAGACGAGGATGTTGAGATGGAGGATGCACCCATTTTGGCAGTCGAAGCGAAGCCGAAGAACTCACGGGTGAAGAAGCGTGACGTGGATGATGTTGAGTCAAACAGCCAGCCTGAGCCCAAGCCTCTGGAGAAGAAGTCACAGGCCAAGAAGCGTGGCGTCAACGAGGTCAATGGGAGCAACGAGCCGGAGCCGAAACCCGTAGCGAAGAAAACGCGAACCAAGAAGCGAGCCGTCAAGGTAGAAAACAGTAGCGAGTCTGAGGCTGAGGCTGAGTATGTGCCAAAGAAGTCAAGGAGCCGAGCAATGCCCCTCAAAGAGCCTATTGGTCTATCCTAG
- a CDS encoding Thioredoxin domain-containing protein encodes MPGKIIPVTSSSHFSQLLSQSKYTIVDFYADWCGPCKAIAPVFQSLAEKETKPGKMQFVKVDVDSQQEVAKKYGVTAMPTFLVLKSGSVVDTIRGANPAALTAAVRKAASDTSGPGASSTVFQTKGRTLGSAAEPSRPVGESPFAGIQRMLMGNGGLTDVLVRFAALYFISLFAFDSFKAAEESAFNVKARR; translated from the exons ATGCCAGGCAAAATCATCCCCGTAACCTCGTCCTCGCACTTCTCCCAACTTCTGTCGCAGTCCAAATACACGATTGTCGACTTCTACGCAGACTGGTGTGGACCATGTAAAGCCATCGCGCCTGTATTTCAGAGCCTGGCAGAGAAGGAGACGAAGCCGGGCAAGATGCAGTTCGTCAAGGTAGACGTGGACAGTCAGCAAGAGGTTGCGAAGAAGTATGGCGTCACAGC TATGCCGACCTTCCTCGTACTCAAATCCGGTTCCGTTGTCGACACAATTCGTGGCGCCAACCCCGCAGCCCTCACAGCCGCCGTGCGCAAAGCCGCCAGTGACACTTCTGGTCCCGGCGCCTCTTCTACTGTCTTCCAGACCAAAGGGCGCACCCTTGGTTCAGCCGCCGAACCCAGCCGCCCAGTAGGCGAGAGCCCGTTCGCCGGTATACAACGGATGCTGATGGGTAACGGCGGGTTGACTGATGTGCTGGTGAGATTTGCGGCGCTATACTTCATCAGCTTGTTTGCATTTGATTCATTCAAGGCTGCTGAGGAAAGCGCATTCAACGTCAAAGCCAGGCGGTAG
- a CDS encoding Malate-L-lactate dehydrogenase, with protein sequence MASEASPKLHVSASEATNFVTSILTGNGVAPENAKLIAQCLVAADLRGVDTHGMNRIPSYMTRIRQGVLSPSATPTLTHPTPVVTQVDAHNGFGFVAADAGMTACIESARTYGIGMASIKHSNHFGMSAWIVQKALDANMMSIVYTNSSPALPAWGGREKLLGVSPLACGAPGKDGNDFILDMAPSIAARGKIYKALRRGEKIPKDWALDKEGKSTDDPAKALDGGVMLPMGGPKGSGLAVMMDVFSGVLSGSAFAGDVTGPYDPSRPSDVGHFLIAVKPDLFMSLDEFRERMQVLYERVVGAEKADGVERIYFPGEIEQVTQRNREKGGIPLVQAEVDALNAEAERVGVKPLVVQSVES encoded by the coding sequence ATGGCATCCGAAGCATCGCCCAAACTCCACGTCTCCGCCTCAGAAGCAACAAACTTCGTAACCTCAATTCTAACCGGCAACGGCGTTGCTCCCGAAAATGCCAAACTCATCGCCCAATGCCTCGTTGCCGCCGACCTACGCGGCGTAGACACCCATGGCATGAACCGCATCCCCTCTTACATGACCCGCATCCGGCAAGGCGTCCTCTCCCCCAGCGCCACTCCCACGCTCACGCACCCCACCCCCGTGGTAACCCAAGTCGACGCACACAACGGCTTCGGTTTCGTAGCCGCCGACGCAGGAATGACCGCATGTATTGAGTCAGCAAGAACCTACGGCATCGGCATGGCCAGCATCAAGCACAGCAACCACTTCGGCATGAGCGCCTGGATTGTGCAAAAAGCCCTCGACGCAAACATGATGAGTATCGTGTACACGAACTCATCGCCTGCACTCCCAGCCTGGGGAGGCCGAGAGAAACTCCTAGGCGTTTCCCCCTTGGCATGCGGTGCACCTGGTAAAGACGGTAATGATTTTATACTCGATATGGCACCTAGTATAGCAGCCAGAGGCAAGATTTACAAGGCGCTTAGACGAGGGGAGAAGATTCCAAAGGACTGGGCGCTGGATAAAGAGGGGAAGAGCACGGATGATCCTGCGAAGGCGCTGGATGGCGGTGTCATGTTACCCATGGGAGGACCGAAAGGTTCGGGGTTAGCCGTGATGATGGATGTGTTTAGTGGTGTACTGTCAGGCTCTGCGTTTGCAGGCGATGTCACCGGTCCTTATGATCCTAGTCGGCCGTCGGATGTGGGGCATTTTTTGATTGCGGTGAAGCCGGATTTGTTCATGAGTTTGGATGAGTTTAGGGAGAGGATGCAGGTGCTGTATGAGAGGGTCGTGGGCGCAGAGAAGGCAGATGGCGTGGAGAGGATTTATTTCCCGGGCGAGATTGAGCAGGTCACGCAGAGGAACAGGGAGAAGGGGGGAATACCGCTGGTGCAGGCGGAGGTGGATGCACTGAACGCGGAGGCGGAGAGGGTGGGGGTTAAGCCGTTGGTTGTGCAGAGTGTTGAGAGCTGA